One window of Mesotoga sp. Brook.08.105.5.1 genomic DNA carries:
- the msrA gene encoding peptide-methionine (S)-S-oxide reductase MsrA, whose product MKRIVSIMFLLALIGVFTMASSEIPVVDANLPEKLETATFGLGCFWGSEAVFGGIRGVYRTSVGYAGGTKVNPSYYSLGDHTEVVQIEFDPSVISYEELLGLFWQSHNSYVNYKVQYMSLILYHNEQQKEIAERFIDLKENETGRKAATEVSRMTEFYRGEDYHLKFYLQRDKEILNDLLRYYEDIFALNDSTVAARLNSLLAGKGDPDLMKNEYEGYGLQDRALEKVRKILY is encoded by the coding sequence ATGAAAAGGATTGTCTCAATAATGTTTTTACTCGCATTGATAGGAGTGTTTACTATGGCCAGTTCTGAAATACCAGTAGTTGATGCTAATCTGCCAGAAAAGCTAGAAACCGCAACCTTCGGATTGGGTTGTTTCTGGGGTTCTGAAGCGGTATTTGGTGGGATAAGAGGAGTATACAGGACCAGCGTTGGATACGCAGGAGGCACGAAGGTTAATCCAAGCTATTATTCTCTCGGGGATCACACTGAAGTAGTTCAGATAGAGTTTGACCCTTCAGTTATCTCTTATGAAGAACTTCTGGGACTTTTTTGGCAGTCTCACAATTCTTATGTGAATTACAAGGTTCAGTACATGTCTCTCATTCTCTATCACAACGAGCAACAGAAAGAGATCGCCGAAAGGTTCATTGATTTGAAGGAGAACGAGACCGGCAGGAAGGCGGCCACAGAAGTCTCGCGAATGACCGAGTTCTACAGAGGCGAGGATTACCATCTCAAGTTCTATCTCCAGAGAGATAAGGAGATTCTAAACGATCTTCTAAGATACTACGAAGACATCTTCGCTTTGAACGATTCAACTGTGGCGGCCAGGTTAAACTCTCTCCTGGCTGGAAAGGGAGACCCCGACCTTATGAAAAACGAGTACGAAGGCTACGGCCTCCAGGATAGAGCTCTCGAAAAGGTGAGAAAGATTCTCTATTAG